The following proteins come from a genomic window of Nitrospirota bacterium:
- the larC gene encoding nickel pincer cofactor biosynthesis protein LarC: MKKIAYFDTFSGISGDMILGAMVDAWLPLSHLKHTVRKLLPKGIHLRSRKVKRGHLAATKVDVLLSPPISRKPNNINSILTLIAKSALSPSIKQKSSLIFNRLAEAEGRAHGSSPEEVSFDELGGFDTIVDIVGAVAGLEYLEIDEVRASALNLGEGFIRMNHGQFPIPGPVTLHLLKNIPIYSNGIRRELTTPTGAAIISTLSVSFGSLPLFKPEIIGMGAGEAIIDESPNVLRLIIGLEDKPFLQDEVYQIETHIDDLNPQVYELLVENLLHDGALDVSLTPIIMKKGRPAILLTLLSPLEELSSLSERVFRETTTLGLRIQKVARSLLSRKEGRFQSSFGSIRIKSTIRGGRPKVSPEYEDCKRIAQTHKKPIRDILNQIETELSLTFKVEKSR; this comes from the coding sequence ATGAAGAAGATAGCCTATTTCGACACTTTTTCCGGAATCAGCGGAGATATGATCCTTGGAGCCATGGTGGATGCTTGGCTTCCCCTTTCCCATTTGAAGCATACCGTGAGGAAGCTGTTGCCAAAGGGAATTCATCTCCGTTCCCGGAAAGTAAAAAGAGGGCACCTGGCCGCAACCAAAGTGGATGTCCTCCTTTCCCCGCCGATTTCCCGGAAACCGAACAATATAAATTCAATTCTGACATTAATTGCAAAAAGCGCACTTTCTCCCTCCATAAAACAAAAAAGCAGCCTCATATTCAATCGGCTTGCGGAAGCAGAAGGAAGGGCTCATGGTTCCTCTCCGGAAGAGGTCTCATTTGATGAACTGGGTGGATTCGATACGATCGTTGATATTGTCGGGGCCGTTGCCGGCCTTGAATATCTCGAAATTGACGAAGTCCGCGCTTCCGCACTCAATCTGGGAGAAGGGTTCATCCGGATGAATCATGGTCAATTTCCGATTCCGGGACCGGTTACCCTCCACCTTTTGAAAAATATTCCGATTTATTCTAACGGGATTCGGAGGGAATTGACCACACCGACAGGCGCGGCGATTATTTCCACCCTTTCGGTCTCCTTTGGCTCGCTCCCGCTTTTTAAACCGGAAATCATCGGTATGGGGGCAGGCGAGGCGATCATCGACGAATCTCCCAATGTTTTGAGACTCATCATCGGTTTGGAGGATAAACCGTTTCTGCAAGATGAGGTTTATCAAATAGAAACCCATATCGACGATCTCAACCCGCAGGTCTATGAATTACTCGTAGAAAACCTTCTTCACGATGGGGCGCTCGATGTGTCTCTGACCCCAATCATCATGAAGAAAGGGAGGCCAGCGATACTTCTGACCCTCCTATCACCCTTAGAGGAACTTTCATCTCTTTCTGAGCGGGTGTTTAGAGAAACAACAACGCTCGGTCTCCGGATTCAAAAAGTCGCCCGGAGCCTGCTGAGCAGGAAGGAAGGACGATTTCAATCTTCATTTGGTTCAATCCGGATCAAAAGCACTATTAGGGGAGGCAGGCCAAAAGTCAGCCCAGAATATGAAGACTGTAAAAGGATCGCACAGACCCATAAAAAACCGATACGAGATATTTTAAATCAGATCGAAACTGAATTGTCATTAACCTTTAAAGTGGAGAAAAGCCGCTGA